One genomic region from Streptomyces sp. NBC_00582 encodes:
- a CDS encoding serine hydrolase domain-containing protein, translating into MSTLDSTLRRYVDDGTVPGAVGLVARGDEVEVVAVGSVDADGSAPMARDSLFRIASITKPLTAAALLMLVDEGVVGLDAPVAEWLPELARPRVVRTPSAPVTDVVPAARPITVEDLLSSRPGWGFPSDFTLPAVRELFGVQKDGRAPQAYPAPDVWLTELARVPLLYQPGEAWLYGTASDLQGILIARASGRSLPEFLAERLLEPLGMKDTAFEVPEGKRARLTTAYRPDGAGALEVADRPDGQWSGLPAFPSGGGGLVSTADDWLAFARLLLEGGGGLLSPASVSRLTSNHLSAVQRERARLFLEGQGWGYGGQVDVAPLDRWNVPGRYGWVGGTGTTAHVVPATGTVTILLTQVAMENPTPTPLMRDFWRCTATADAA; encoded by the coding sequence ATGAGCACGCTTGACTCCACCCTGCGACGGTACGTCGACGACGGGACGGTTCCGGGAGCGGTGGGCCTCGTGGCCCGTGGGGACGAGGTGGAGGTCGTGGCCGTGGGCTCGGTCGACGCCGACGGTTCCGCCCCGATGGCCCGTGACTCCCTGTTCCGGATCGCGTCGATCACCAAGCCGCTCACGGCGGCCGCGTTGCTGATGCTGGTGGACGAGGGGGTCGTGGGGCTGGACGCTCCGGTGGCCGAGTGGCTGCCCGAGCTGGCCCGTCCCCGGGTGGTCCGCACCCCGTCCGCTCCCGTGACGGACGTGGTCCCGGCGGCCCGTCCGATCACCGTGGAGGATCTGCTGTCCTCCCGTCCCGGCTGGGGCTTCCCCTCCGACTTCACCCTGCCGGCGGTGCGGGAGCTGTTCGGGGTGCAGAAGGACGGACGGGCACCCCAGGCGTACCCGGCGCCGGACGTCTGGCTCACGGAGCTGGCCCGGGTGCCGCTGCTGTACCAGCCGGGCGAGGCATGGCTGTACGGCACGGCGTCGGATTTGCAGGGCATCCTGATCGCGCGGGCGTCGGGCCGGTCCCTGCCCGAGTTCCTGGCGGAGCGGCTGCTGGAGCCGCTGGGCATGAAGGACACGGCGTTCGAGGTCCCGGAGGGGAAGCGGGCCCGTCTGACGACCGCGTACCGTCCCGACGGCGCCGGCGCGCTGGAGGTGGCGGACCGTCCGGACGGCCAGTGGAGCGGCCTCCCCGCCTTTCCTTCGGGCGGCGGGGGGCTCGTCTCGACGGCCGACGACTGGCTGGCCTTCGCCCGCCTCCTGCTGGAGGGCGGCGGCGGGCTCCTCTCCCCCGCCTCGGTGAGCCGTCTGACGAGCAATCACCTGAGCGCGGTGCAGCGGGAGAGGGCGCGGCTGTTCCTGGAGGGCCAGGGCTGGGGCTACGGCGGCCAGGTCGACGTGGCCCCCCTGGACCGGTGGAACGTGCCGGGCCGCTACGGCTGGGTCGGCGGCACGGGCACCACGGCCCACGTCGTCCCGGCCACGGGAACGGTCACGATCCTGCTGACACAGGTGGCGATGGAGAACCCGACGCCGACCCCGCTGATGCGGGACTTCTGGCGGTGCACCGCCACGGCGGACGCGGCCTAG
- a CDS encoding UTP--glucose-1-phosphate uridylyltransferase, giving the protein MPPTIRRAVIPAAGLGSRLLPLTKATPKEMLPVGDKPVIEHTVRELVDSGITDITIVVSGGKSLIQDHFRPNPALVEQLRADGKPAYADAVEEIAELARKGHITYLDQRGPYGNGTPVLNAARSFGDEPVLVLWPDDVFVAEVPRAQQLIRAYEQTGCPVLALMPMDPADSQRYGVPLVKEDLGGGTLRITGLVEKPEPTAAPSSYAAIGGYVITPGIVDELREQTRRWYEHRTGEIYLTDAINAYAATRAVYGQVIQGRWYDTGNPADYLVAQMAHALAHPEYGPLLRGLVSDLDDSAS; this is encoded by the coding sequence ATGCCTCCGACGATCCGCAGGGCGGTGATCCCCGCCGCCGGACTCGGCTCCCGTCTGCTGCCGCTGACCAAGGCGACCCCGAAGGAGATGCTCCCGGTCGGCGACAAGCCGGTGATCGAGCACACCGTGCGCGAGCTGGTGGACTCCGGCATCACGGACATCACCATCGTCGTCTCCGGCGGCAAGTCCCTCATCCAGGACCACTTCCGTCCCAACCCCGCCCTCGTCGAACAGCTCCGCGCCGACGGCAAGCCGGCCTACGCGGACGCCGTCGAGGAGATCGCCGAGCTGGCCCGCAAGGGACACATCACCTACCTGGACCAGCGCGGCCCCTACGGCAACGGCACCCCGGTCCTCAACGCCGCCCGCTCCTTCGGCGACGAGCCCGTCCTCGTCCTGTGGCCCGACGACGTGTTCGTCGCCGAGGTCCCCCGCGCCCAGCAGCTCATCCGCGCCTACGAGCAGACCGGCTGCCCCGTCCTCGCCCTGATGCCGATGGACCCCGCCGACTCCCAGCGCTACGGCGTCCCCCTCGTCAAGGAGGACCTCGGCGGCGGCACCCTGCGCATCACCGGCCTCGTCGAGAAGCCCGAGCCGACCGCCGCGCCCTCCTCCTACGCGGCCATCGGCGGCTATGTCATCACCCCCGGCATCGTCGACGAACTGCGCGAGCAGACCCGCCGCTGGTACGAGCACCGCACCGGCGAGATCTACCTGACCGACGCCATCAACGCCTACGCCGCCACCCGCGCCGTCTACGGCCAGGTCATCCAGGGCCGCTGGTACGACACCGGCAACCCCGCCGACTACCTGGTCGCCCAGATGGCCCACGCCCTCGCCCACCCGGAGTACGGCCCCCTGCTGCGAGGCCTGGTCAGCGACCTCGACGACTCCGCCTCCTAG
- a CDS encoding TetR family transcriptional regulator, which translates to MAPPQSSETLTPERILEATEEVLRRHGPAKATVVDVARALGVSHGSVYRHFRTKAALREAVTKRWLDRTSEALAGIATDPARPPQTRLRDWLAALFEAKRRKAGDDPELFATYLVLTKESGEAVGEHIADLTGQLATIITAGLASGAFTVPDPAVAARAVFQATGRFHDPGYLAVWERPDAQADFEELVELLVRGLAAG; encoded by the coding sequence ATGGCCCCGCCGCAGTCCTCCGAGACCCTGACCCCCGAGCGCATCCTCGAAGCGACCGAGGAGGTGCTGCGGCGCCACGGCCCGGCGAAGGCCACCGTGGTGGACGTGGCCCGCGCGCTCGGGGTCAGTCACGGCAGCGTCTACCGGCACTTCCGGACGAAGGCGGCGCTGCGCGAGGCGGTCACCAAGCGGTGGCTGGACCGTACGTCGGAGGCGCTCGCCGGCATCGCCACCGACCCGGCGCGCCCCCCGCAGACCCGGCTGCGCGACTGGCTCGCCGCGCTCTTCGAGGCCAAGCGGCGCAAGGCGGGCGACGATCCGGAGCTGTTCGCCACCTATCTGGTGCTCACCAAGGAGAGCGGCGAGGCGGTCGGCGAGCACATCGCCGACCTCACCGGCCAGCTCGCGACGATCATCACGGCGGGGCTCGCCTCCGGCGCCTTCACCGTCCCCGATCCGGCCGTCGCCGCCCGCGCCGTCTTCCAGGCCACCGGCCGCTTCCACGACCCCGGCTATCTGGCCGTGTGGGAACGGCCCGACGCGCAAGCGGACTTCGAGGAACTCGTGGAACTGCTGGTGAGAGGGCTGGCGGCGGGCTGA
- a CDS encoding MFS transporter translates to MTQSTTTTTVPPGARTAAPARPLGSLGLFTVLLGAALPLIDFFIVNVALPTIGRDLAASESVLELVVAGYGVAYAVLLVLGGRLGDLFGRRRLFLGGMAAFGLTSLACGLAPDAWSLVAARVAQGASAAAMVPQVLATIQSSTEGPRRARAMSLYGATAGLSMVAGQILGGVLVAADIAGTGWRSVFLVNVPVVVVGLVLAVRTVPETRSQHPEPVDGPGTVLLAAALLTLLAPLTEGRAAGWPLWTWLSLAAFPLVAAAFYGVERRADRRGRTPLVPPSLLALTTLRRGLTIMAPLAVGFSGFMFVVAVALQSGAGLGPVRAGLALAPMALAFFLASLAGPRLVARFGSRVVTAGAVLQGVGVLLILLTVRADWPDVGVRELLPGTAVAGAGQAFQLPVVMRMVMSEVPPARAGVGSGMMVTTQQASLALGVATLGTLFLSLVPGSGMRDALVTTLAVQVAGVVATGLLSLRLPRRIG, encoded by the coding sequence GTGACCCAGTCAACGACCACCACCACCGTCCCGCCGGGCGCCCGCACCGCGGCCCCGGCCCGTCCCCTCGGCTCCCTCGGGCTGTTCACCGTCCTGCTCGGCGCGGCGCTGCCCCTCATCGACTTCTTCATCGTCAACGTGGCCCTGCCGACCATCGGCCGGGACCTCGCGGCGAGCGAGTCCGTCCTGGAACTCGTCGTCGCCGGGTACGGGGTCGCGTACGCCGTGCTGCTGGTCCTCGGCGGCCGGCTGGGCGATCTCTTCGGCCGGCGCCGGCTCTTCCTCGGCGGGATGGCCGCCTTCGGGCTGACCTCGCTGGCCTGCGGGCTCGCGCCCGACGCGTGGTCGCTGGTCGCGGCGCGGGTCGCGCAGGGCGCCTCGGCCGCCGCGATGGTCCCGCAGGTGCTCGCCACCATCCAGTCGTCCACCGAGGGCCCGCGCCGCGCCAGGGCGATGAGCCTGTACGGCGCCACGGCCGGCCTGTCGATGGTCGCGGGCCAGATCCTGGGCGGCGTCCTGGTCGCGGCGGACATCGCCGGCACCGGCTGGCGTTCGGTGTTCCTGGTGAACGTCCCGGTGGTCGTCGTGGGCCTGGTCCTGGCCGTGCGGACCGTCCCGGAGACGCGCTCGCAGCACCCCGAGCCGGTGGACGGCCCCGGTACCGTCCTGCTCGCCGCCGCCCTGCTGACCCTGCTGGCCCCGCTCACCGAGGGACGGGCGGCCGGCTGGCCGCTGTGGACCTGGCTGTCGCTGGCCGCGTTCCCGCTGGTGGCGGCGGCGTTCTACGGCGTCGAGCGGCGCGCCGACCGCCGCGGCCGTACGCCGCTCGTCCCGCCAAGCCTGTTGGCGCTCACCACGCTGCGGCGCGGGCTGACGATCATGGCGCCGCTCGCGGTGGGCTTCAGCGGGTTCATGTTCGTGGTGGCGGTGGCGCTGCAGAGCGGGGCGGGTCTCGGCCCGGTCCGGGCCGGTCTGGCGCTCGCGCCGATGGCCCTGGCGTTCTTCCTGGCCTCGCTCGCCGGTCCCCGGCTGGTGGCCCGCTTCGGGTCGCGGGTGGTGACGGCGGGGGCGGTGCTCCAGGGCGTCGGTGTGCTGCTGATCCTGCTGACGGTGCGCGCGGACTGGCCGGACGTGGGTGTCCGGGAGCTGCTGCCGGGCACGGCGGTCGCGGGCGCCGGGCAGGCGTTCCAACTGCCGGTCGTCATGCGGATGGTGATGTCGGAGGTGCCGCCGGCCCGGGCGGGCGTCGGCAGCGGGATGATGGTGACCACCCAACAGGCCTCGCTGGCCCTGGGCGTGGCCACCCTCGGCACCCTGTTCCTCTCGCTGGTCCCGGGGTCGGGCATGCGGGACGCCCTGGTGACGACCCTGGCCGTGCAGGTGGCGGGGGTGGTGGCGACGGGCCTGCTCAGCCTGCGCCTGCCCCGCCGGATCGGCTAG